Part of the Candidatus Chlorohelix allophototropha genome, GTGAAGTAGCTATTAAAGTTATGTCAAGTCAGTTTTCTGGCGACACAACCTTTCAAGAACGCTTTCGCCGGGAAGCGCGCGCTATCGGTATCCTGCGCCATCCCAATATTCTAGCAGTATATGATTTCGGGCAAGAAGGGGCAACCCCCTATCTGATCACTGAACTGATGGAGGGCAAAACCCTACGCGAGCGCATGGGGAATCCACTCGACCTGAAAGTGACCAACCGCATCATAACCCAAATCGCCGATGCGCTGGATTATGCGCACTCGCACGGTTTTGTCCATCGCGATGTGAAGCCTTCCAACATTCTGTTAGGAGATAACAACCGAGCGGTACTGAGCGATTTCGGCATTGTTAAACTGATGGAAGACACTTCCAGTTTGACCGGAACGGGTATGAGCATCGGTACGCCCGATTATATGAGTCCTGAGCAAGGTTCAGGAGAGCCGTTAGATGGACGCAGCGACCAATATTCGCTAGGTGTCATCCTATATGAAATGTTGACCGGCAAAACGCCCTTTCACGGCGATACACCGCTCAACGTCTTGATGGCGCATATCAATCGCCCCCTACCCAACCCACGCCAGTTAAACCCGAATTTATCGCCTCAAATTGTAGAGGTGTTAGGTAAGGCGCTTGCCAAAAAGAAGGAAGGGCGTTTTCAAACCACCGGAGATTTTGCTAGAGCCTTTGAACAAGCCATAAATGCGCCCGTAGTAAGCACAGGGATGCCCACTATGGTAGTACCGCCGGGCAGACCGACGACTCCGGCTATCCCTCAATCGGCACAAACCGAAATCGCGCCATTCGCAATTCCAACCCAACAGGGCGGCTATTACCAGCCCAACCTTGCTTCTGCTTCTACCGAAATGCGTCCCTTTAACGCCCCTCCGGTAAACTATGCGACATTGCCGGTAAACGCCTACGCTACCGGACAGCAACCTACCGCCCCTTCTAAAAAGTCGAGTGGGCTTGTAGTAACGCTGGGCATTATCGGTACTCTAGCAGTGGCGGCAGTAATCGCGTTGGTGGTGCTGGTGATAACAAACGGCAATAAACCGACTCCTACACCCGTTGCCAATGTTACTACCACCTCAACCGGAACTACTGTATCAACCACAGTTACGACAAGCGCAACCACAACCGCTTCCATTACGGCGACAACCCCTGCGACCACTATTGCCGACCCGGCTACTACTCAAGTACAGAGTCTCACCGGAAAGCTTTACGCAGGGCAAGCAGATTTTAAGACTACTGCCGATGGTTTGCGCAAGGTGGTTGCCCAATACCCCAATAGCTGGCTGGCTTACCGTGAACTGGGCATTCTGCTCTATTTATGGAATATCGAGGGCGGTGAGGTAGATGCCCTACAAAAAGCCATCAGTTTGAATGAGAAAGATGCTCGCAGCCACGCTTACCTAGCAATGGTTTATCACGATGGTTACACTTACGATAAAGCATTGGCAGAAGCTACTCGCGCCCTTGAGTTAGACCCCAACGATGGAAATGTGCGCGCCGCCTACTCAATGACCCTTTCAGTAGCAGGGGGTGACGACCAGCGCGTAAAAAGTGAGGCGCAGAAAGCTCTCGATATAGATAAGGATGGTTTATGGCCGCGTTGGGCTTCCTTCTTGGCTAATCAGGGTACTATAGAAGCGCTTGATCAAATCGACTTCCTGATTAAGAAGTTTCCCAATATGGCGACCTTCTATAGCGCCAAGGGTGGAAATTATTCTGACCAGAACGACTATGCAAACGCGGAGAAATGGTATCAGCAAGCGCTAGCGATTGAACCCCGCTACCCTTACGCCCTTACCGGGTTGGGCTGGATTTATTATGATCAGGATAAGCTAGATGATGCTGTCAAAAATTTCAAGAATGCGCTCGCCGTTAACGATAGCTACGATAGCAGCCACACCGGACTAGCCTATACCCTCAACGCCAAAGGCGATTACGATCAGGCGATTGACCATCTCAAACGCGCCATCCAAATAAATTCACGGTCTGCTACCGCTTATAACGGGCTGGCTTATTCTTATCTGCTCAAGGGCGATAACGCAACCGATACTAACCTCCGCACTCAGTATTATAATCTGGCAATAGATAATGCCGATAATGCCCTGAAGTACCTAGCTACTTATACCGATGCATCTTA contains:
- a CDS encoding protein kinase domain-containing protein, whose protein sequence is MAAGEIKQIGQYEIKGVLGRGGMATVYRAYQPSLDREVAIKVMSSQFSGDTTFQERFRREARAIGILRHPNILAVYDFGQEGATPYLITELMEGKTLRERMGNPLDLKVTNRIITQIADALDYAHSHGFVHRDVKPSNILLGDNNRAVLSDFGIVKLMEDTSSLTGTGMSIGTPDYMSPEQGSGEPLDGRSDQYSLGVILYEMLTGKTPFHGDTPLNVLMAHINRPLPNPRQLNPNLSPQIVEVLGKALAKKKEGRFQTTGDFARAFEQAINAPVVSTGMPTMVVPPGRPTTPAIPQSAQTEIAPFAIPTQQGGYYQPNLASASTEMRPFNAPPVNYATLPVNAYATGQQPTAPSKKSSGLVVTLGIIGTLAVAAVIALVVLVITNGNKPTPTPVANVTTTSTGTTVSTTVTTSATTTASITATTPATTIADPATTQVQSLTGKLYAGQADFKTTADGLRKVVAQYPNSWLAYRELGILLYLWNIEGGEVDALQKAISLNEKDARSHAYLAMVYHDGYTYDKALAEATRALELDPNDGNVRAAYSMTLSVAGGDDQRVKSEAQKALDIDKDGLWPRWASFLANQGTIEALDQIDFLIKKFPNMATFYSAKGGNYSDQNDYANAEKWYQQALAIEPRYPYALTGLGWIYYDQDKLDDAVKNFKNALAVNDSYDSSHTGLAYTLNAKGDYDQAIDHLKRAIQINSRSATAYNGLAYSYLLKGDNATDTNLRTQYYNLAIDNADNALKYLATYTDASYNKGRAYYSLKRYKEAEPLLLKAVDKVPDSSLYRITLAYNYFAQGKYAESKAQAQEILKNDPGYAKATKLLDDIKKVTGS